The Candidatus Nitrosymbiomonas proteolyticus genome has a segment encoding these proteins:
- a CDS encoding hypothetical conserved protein, with protein MSADRESAGRPLAAFFGALLFLALLSLTLSYVAVPIRWLEVVGLGVAAVFVGLPIAAVFAVGIWSWSPSKAVLFIVVGALAHAGPPVLAHLTGNAGAAPAMFALSQVGLIAWTTGLGALLATLLRDKNLLIPVSLFLAAFDIFLVLTPMGFTRQIIEQAPETLAKVGWAIPAASSAPTVGPVTPMAHIGPADFVFAAMFSVALVRFDLRHRATMIWLVPALIAYLGIVYFVGPLPALVPIGVCVLAVNAPEFKLSAQEWLGTALVVLIAGLLIGWSVWRGRPSGPSSGAPNPAGSGSAGSPEPAIPNPPP; from the coding sequence TTGTCCGCTGATCGCGAGTCTGCGGGGCGGCCCCTCGCAGCGTTTTTCGGCGCGCTCCTCTTTCTCGCCCTCCTTTCTCTGACCCTGTCTTACGTCGCAGTCCCTATCCGCTGGCTCGAGGTGGTGGGCCTGGGCGTCGCAGCGGTGTTCGTGGGCCTCCCGATCGCCGCCGTCTTCGCTGTGGGAATCTGGAGTTGGAGCCCGTCGAAAGCGGTGCTTTTCATCGTCGTCGGAGCCTTGGCCCATGCAGGGCCCCCGGTCCTCGCTCACCTCACGGGGAACGCGGGGGCTGCGCCCGCGATGTTCGCGCTCTCCCAAGTCGGGCTCATCGCTTGGACGACGGGTCTTGGCGCCCTTCTCGCCACCCTCCTCAGGGACAAGAACCTCTTGATCCCGGTCAGTCTTTTCCTTGCCGCGTTCGACATTTTCCTTGTCCTCACGCCGATGGGGTTCACCCGCCAGATCATCGAGCAAGCGCCAGAAACGCTCGCCAAGGTGGGGTGGGCGATTCCCGCGGCCAGTTCCGCTCCGACGGTGGGCCCCGTCACGCCGATGGCGCACATCGGCCCGGCCGACTTCGTGTTCGCAGCCATGTTCTCGGTAGCTCTTGTGAGGTTCGACCTCCGGCATCGCGCGACGATGATCTGGCTCGTGCCCGCCCTGATCGCTTACCTTGGGATCGTGTACTTCGTCGGCCCGTTGCCCGCGCTCGTGCCCATCGGAGTCTGCGTGCTCGCGGTCAACGCGCCCGAGTTCAAACTGTCAGCGCAGGAGTGGCTCGGAACTGCCCTCGTTGTCCTTATCGCCGGACTCCTCATTGGGTGGAGCGTGTGGCGAGGACGGCCATCTGGGCCTTCGAGCGGGGCGCCGAACCCAGCAGGCTCAGGATCGGCAGGCTCGCCTGAGCCAGCGATTCCAAATCCACCCCCGTAG
- a CDS encoding 3-hydroxy-3-methylglutaryl-CoA lyase, producing the protein MIRIVEVGPRDGLQNEGTPIPTSEKLAFIERLYRAGLREIEATSWVSPKWVPQLGDAESLWPGLPEGPLYSALVPNAKGLERALALGVERIALFTAASDAFTQRNLNMTVDQSLDAFGEVARVFRESTPSGWIRGYVSTAFECPCAGRIEPAKTIWVAERLLELGVDEVSLGDTIGVAAPGEVRALGKLALVVAPLEKWAWHFHDTRGTAIANVSAALDLGFRAFDSSAGGLGGCPYAPGAGGNVATEDLVYFLERSGMPTGVDLESLAQASLPILSLLGSAPRSKAQMAVLATRSTQ; encoded by the coding sequence ATGATCCGCATCGTCGAGGTCGGCCCCAGAGACGGGTTGCAGAACGAAGGCACGCCCATTCCCACCTCGGAGAAGCTCGCCTTCATTGAAAGGCTCTACCGGGCGGGGCTCAGAGAGATTGAGGCGACCAGTTGGGTGTCCCCGAAATGGGTGCCCCAACTGGGCGATGCTGAATCGCTGTGGCCCGGCCTGCCCGAAGGGCCGCTGTACTCCGCGCTGGTTCCCAACGCGAAGGGCCTGGAGCGGGCCCTCGCGCTCGGGGTCGAAAGGATCGCGCTCTTTACGGCCGCGAGCGATGCTTTCACCCAGCGCAACCTCAACATGACCGTGGATCAGTCTCTCGACGCCTTCGGCGAGGTCGCGCGGGTGTTTCGAGAGAGCACGCCTTCGGGGTGGATTCGAGGGTACGTAAGCACGGCTTTCGAGTGCCCTTGTGCCGGTCGAATCGAACCCGCGAAGACGATCTGGGTCGCGGAGCGACTCCTTGAACTTGGGGTCGACGAGGTGAGCCTAGGGGACACGATCGGGGTTGCTGCGCCAGGGGAGGTTCGAGCCTTGGGGAAGCTGGCGCTCGTTGTGGCTCCCCTCGAAAAGTGGGCTTGGCACTTCCATGACACTCGCGGAACGGCGATCGCGAACGTTTCCGCCGCGCTCGACCTTGGATTTCGAGCGTTCGATTCCAGCGCGGGCGGGCTGGGAGGTTGCCCCTACGCTCCGGGCGCTGGAGGCAACGTCGCCACCGAAGACCTCGTTTATTTCTTGGAGCGCTCGGGCATGCCTACGGGGGTGGATTTGGAATCGCTGGCTCAGGCGAGCCTGCCGATCCTGAGCCTGCTGGGTTCGGCGCCCCGCTCGAAGGCCCAGATGGCCGTCCTCGCCACACGCTCCACCCAATGA
- a CDS encoding biotin carboxyl carrier protein subunit yields the protein MNGTEVELQAEGFEVARLGERLIVRSPEGSHTGLAVRAGDVTWVSYRGRQFEVRRPSSGGESEKRAHSGEIHAPMPGSIVEVRAVEGQAVERGDKLVILEAMKTQQSFEAPFAGTVTSLPVSTGDQVVEGQLLALVEPRPAESS from the coding sequence GTGAACGGGACCGAAGTCGAATTGCAGGCCGAGGGGTTCGAGGTCGCCCGTCTGGGGGAGCGGCTGATCGTACGGAGTCCCGAAGGCTCGCACACGGGGCTTGCCGTTCGAGCGGGCGATGTGACGTGGGTTTCTTACCGTGGCAGGCAGTTCGAAGTGCGTCGGCCCTCGTCGGGTGGCGAATCGGAGAAGCGGGCTCATAGCGGAGAAATTCATGCCCCGATGCCGGGGTCCATCGTGGAAGTCCGCGCGGTCGAGGGCCAGGCGGTCGAGAGGGGAGATAAGCTGGTGATCCTCGAGGCCATGAAAACCCAGCAATCTTTCGAGGCGCCTTTTGCGGGCACGGTGACCTCGCTGCCCGTATCGACGGGCGATCAAGTGGTCGAAGGGCAACTTCTCGCGCTCGTGGAGCCGCGCCCCGCCGAATCTTCCTGA
- a CDS encoding gamma-glutamyl-gamma-aminobutyrate hydrolase, producing the protein MKPTIALTTDLVLDTRRPDGPPKLNLAWEYSQAISEAGGNPVVLTPQTEVEPLLEWIDGWVIPGGDDIDACRWGEPNHPRAILQRPERFEWEERIFRAAPAELPILGICYGCQFLNVVMGGSLVQHLPDEVGHGNHSGGTWESLVPDPESKLSEAVGGGEIRGRSYHHQSIRAVAPGLEVVARHDDGTVEAVESRQRPWFFGVQWHPERSRDHEANRRLFASLVEAARGYRVGKTVRRGAV; encoded by the coding sequence ATGAAGCCGACCATCGCCCTCACTACGGACCTCGTTCTCGACACGAGGAGGCCCGACGGCCCGCCGAAGCTGAACCTCGCTTGGGAATACTCGCAGGCCATCAGCGAAGCCGGAGGAAATCCCGTCGTCTTGACGCCGCAAACGGAGGTCGAGCCGCTGCTGGAATGGATCGATGGCTGGGTGATTCCCGGCGGTGACGACATCGACGCTTGCAGGTGGGGCGAGCCCAATCATCCCCGAGCGATCCTGCAGCGCCCGGAGCGGTTCGAATGGGAGGAGCGGATCTTTCGGGCCGCGCCCGCCGAACTTCCCATTCTCGGTATATGCTACGGCTGTCAATTCCTCAACGTGGTGATGGGAGGCTCTCTCGTCCAGCACTTGCCGGACGAAGTGGGGCACGGGAACCACTCCGGCGGCACCTGGGAGTCGCTCGTCCCCGATCCTGAATCGAAGTTGAGCGAGGCGGTGGGCGGCGGAGAGATTCGAGGACGGAGCTACCATCACCAGTCGATCCGGGCGGTCGCGCCGGGGCTTGAGGTGGTCGCGCGGCATGACGACGGTACGGTCGAAGCGGTCGAAAGCCGTCAACGCCCTTGGTTCTTCGGCGTGCAATGGCACCCTGAACGCTCCCGCGATCACGAAGCGAATCGGAGGCTGTTCGCATCGTTGGTGGAGGCTGCGCGAGGCTACAGGGTCGGGAAAACCGTCAGGCGAGGTGCGGTCTGA
- a CDS encoding pyruvate/2-oxoglutarate dehydrogenase complex,dihydrolipoamide acyltransferase (E2) component → MPVIAVRIPQMGEGLQEARLVATLKQPGDSVRRDEPIYQMETDKAVMDVESPYEGVLVEWVAEVDTVLPIGSAVARMEVAEGTKEMEVHGGAAEAAASETAAPAAPAATPSARNASIPPRTRAYAKEKGLSDDQLSAIPSKTGKLMPEDVDAFLSSAGSAAPSAESPGGRFREVALSQKQRLLSSRLQRGSQLVVPGTIVVAANWEPIERLRAQVKASGDEFQPSSFTMFAFAVAQALKDFPMFRSTLRGDDTLRTYDAASLGIAVALPGDELVLAVVDRADQLSWRAFADQTREKIDLARGGKDQAHEAVTLSLTNMQAFGLRDAVPVVVPPGIATLFLGEVYNGLCNDVVDEIKLRRLVNLSLTFDHRLINGVGAADFLNRVRANVETISSLITP, encoded by the coding sequence ATGCCGGTCATTGCCGTTCGAATCCCCCAGATGGGAGAAGGGCTCCAAGAAGCCCGACTCGTCGCCACCCTCAAGCAGCCCGGAGACTCGGTACGGCGCGACGAACCGATCTACCAGATGGAGACCGACAAGGCGGTCATGGACGTGGAGTCTCCGTATGAGGGCGTTCTCGTCGAGTGGGTCGCCGAGGTCGATACGGTCCTGCCGATCGGTTCGGCCGTCGCTCGGATGGAGGTCGCCGAAGGAACGAAGGAAATGGAGGTTCATGGGGGGGCTGCGGAGGCTGCCGCTTCCGAGACCGCCGCTCCTGCGGCCCCTGCCGCGACTCCTTCGGCCCGAAACGCCTCGATCCCTCCACGAACCCGCGCCTACGCCAAGGAGAAGGGGCTCAGCGACGATCAACTCTCGGCGATTCCCTCCAAGACGGGCAAGCTGATGCCGGAGGACGTAGACGCCTTCTTGAGTTCGGCAGGTTCAGCGGCGCCTTCTGCGGAGAGCCCAGGAGGACGCTTCCGAGAGGTTGCTCTCAGCCAGAAGCAGAGGCTGCTCTCCTCGCGCCTTCAGCGGGGGAGTCAGTTGGTCGTGCCCGGAACGATTGTGGTGGCCGCCAACTGGGAGCCCATCGAGAGGCTCAGGGCCCAGGTAAAGGCTTCGGGGGACGAGTTCCAACCGTCCAGCTTTACGATGTTCGCGTTCGCAGTGGCGCAGGCGCTGAAGGACTTCCCGATGTTCCGCTCGACCCTTCGGGGGGACGACACGCTCCGAACCTACGATGCCGCTTCGCTGGGGATCGCCGTCGCGTTGCCCGGAGATGAGTTGGTGCTGGCCGTCGTCGATCGTGCGGATCAGCTTTCGTGGCGGGCATTTGCGGACCAAACACGGGAGAAGATCGACCTGGCGCGAGGAGGCAAGGACCAGGCGCACGAGGCCGTCACTTTGAGCTTGACCAACATGCAAGCCTTCGGGCTCCGCGACGCGGTCCCGGTCGTGGTCCCGCCTGGCATCGCGACTCTCTTCCTCGGCGAGGTTTATAACGGCCTCTGCAACGACGTCGTGGACGAAATCAAGCTGCGCCGATTGGTGAACCTCTCGCTGACCTTCGACCATCGGTTGATCAACGGGGTCGGGGCGGCGGATTTCTTGAACCGGGTCAGGGCGAACGTGGAGACGATCTCAAGCCTGATCACTCCGTAA
- a CDS encoding 50S ribosomal protein L11 has translation MAKKVASVIKLNIPAGKGTPAPPVGPALGQAGVNMMEFLKKFNEMTASQMGSVLPVAITVFEDRSYAFVVKQPLVSDLIKKSLNLEKASPNPGKEVVATLPKDKLREIAAKKMADFNTTDVEMAMRIVAGSARSMGIKVEE, from the coding sequence ATGGCAAAGAAAGTCGCAAGCGTGATCAAGCTCAACATCCCCGCGGGCAAAGGGACGCCCGCGCCTCCTGTCGGCCCGGCCCTCGGCCAAGCCGGCGTCAACATGATGGAGTTTCTCAAGAAGTTCAACGAGATGACGGCGTCTCAAATGGGCAGCGTGCTTCCGGTGGCGATCACCGTCTTCGAAGACAGATCCTACGCCTTCGTCGTCAAGCAGCCCCTCGTATCCGACCTCATCAAGAAGTCGCTGAACCTCGAAAAGGCCTCCCCGAACCCCGGCAAAGAGGTCGTCGCGACGCTCCCCAAGGACAAGCTGCGAGAGATCGCGGCCAAAAAGATGGCGGACTTCAACACGACCGACGTCGAGATGGCGATGCGAATCGTCGCCGGCTCCGCGAGGTCGATGGGCATAAAGGTCGAAGAATAA
- a CDS encoding peptidase M28: MGVAITGFGLAGALLLAACGSGRAVEQEANAPISPTGGAKIESLFDSEQAWKHMVEQTKLGPRFPGSQAHRDCRDYIQAEMKKHAENVRLQEFTHVWTSDRKKYTMWNILGEQNWKDAKVRVLLLAHWDTRPTADMEWEQHKQRQPILGANDGASGVSVLLELMRTMKGRLPSDVGVLYLMTDGEDLGPSLDEMFLGASHFAKNLPTPKPDYGILLDMIGDKDLRIPLEPNSLYYAEELVNAFYRHAAEIGLGSTFPKAFGPTIEDDHIPLNKAGIPTMDLIDFSYDPWHTLDDTLDKCSPESLGKVGKALETWLLKSPPFRMKKPE; the protein is encoded by the coding sequence ATGGGTGTCGCAATAACGGGATTCGGCCTCGCAGGCGCGCTTCTCTTGGCGGCTTGCGGGTCGGGGCGGGCCGTCGAACAGGAAGCCAACGCCCCCATTTCCCCAACGGGCGGGGCCAAGATCGAATCGCTTTTCGACTCCGAACAGGCCTGGAAGCACATGGTCGAACAGACCAAGCTGGGCCCGAGGTTCCCCGGTTCCCAAGCCCACCGGGACTGCCGGGACTACATCCAGGCGGAAATGAAGAAGCACGCCGAGAACGTGAGGCTTCAGGAATTCACCCACGTCTGGACCTCCGACCGCAAGAAGTACACGATGTGGAACATCCTTGGCGAGCAGAACTGGAAGGACGCGAAGGTTCGGGTCCTGCTCCTCGCCCACTGGGATACGAGGCCGACTGCCGACATGGAATGGGAGCAGCACAAACAAAGGCAGCCGATCCTCGGGGCCAACGACGGCGCAAGCGGCGTCTCGGTACTGCTGGAGCTTATGCGGACCATGAAGGGCCGTTTGCCGAGCGACGTGGGCGTCCTGTATCTCATGACCGACGGCGAAGACCTCGGGCCCAGTCTCGACGAGATGTTCTTGGGGGCGTCTCACTTTGCCAAAAACCTGCCCACACCCAAGCCCGACTACGGGATTCTGCTCGACATGATTGGGGACAAGGACCTGCGTATTCCCCTCGAGCCCAACAGCCTCTATTACGCTGAGGAACTCGTCAACGCCTTTTATCGACACGCCGCCGAAATTGGACTCGGTTCGACCTTCCCCAAAGCATTCGGCCCGACGATCGAGGACGACCATATTCCCCTCAATAAGGCAGGCATCCCGACGATGGACCTGATCGACTTCAGCTACGACCCCTGGCATACGCTCGACGACACGCTCGACAAGTGCTCGCCCGAGTCGCTCGGCAAGGTTGGAAAGGCGCTCGAAACTTGGCTCCTGAAGTCGCCTCCGTTCCGCATGAAGAAGCCGGAATAG
- a CDS encoding spermidine synthase codes for MYQQATGLFVSETHTDAVTWDFTIERILVAGKSQYQEYQIVEIPVFGKTLFLDWKIQSSLLDEFIFHECMSQPAMTVHPHPKKVVVCGGGEGATLREALKHNTVETAVMVDIDEELIGFVKEHLPEWHQGSFEDSRTTLLHTDARAWLESQKGANYDVILSDLPDPLEGGPAIYLFTTEYFQICADALGEDGVLALQAGCANLSYPYCFACCVETLRSMKEVFPYVRPYFGIMTTFMMPWGFVLASKSKDILELSEDEIARRFHERGVTNKYFTPRYARSVFTLPDYMEEAFAKHGRVLTDEKPFVWGA; via the coding sequence ATGTATCAACAAGCCACAGGCCTTTTTGTCAGCGAGACCCACACCGACGCGGTGACGTGGGACTTCACGATCGAGCGCATCCTCGTCGCGGGTAAGTCCCAGTATCAGGAGTACCAAATCGTCGAGATCCCCGTGTTCGGCAAGACGCTCTTCCTGGATTGGAAGATTCAAAGCTCGCTGCTCGACGAGTTCATCTTCCACGAGTGCATGAGCCAACCGGCCATGACCGTGCACCCGCACCCAAAGAAGGTGGTCGTTTGCGGGGGCGGGGAGGGGGCAACCCTCCGCGAGGCGCTGAAGCACAACACGGTCGAGACCGCCGTCATGGTCGACATCGACGAGGAACTGATCGGGTTCGTCAAGGAACATCTGCCGGAGTGGCATCAAGGCTCGTTCGAGGACTCCAGGACCACGCTGCTCCATACCGACGCGCGCGCCTGGCTCGAATCTCAAAAGGGAGCGAACTACGATGTGATCCTCTCGGATCTGCCCGACCCTCTCGAAGGAGGGCCCGCCATCTACCTGTTCACCACGGAGTACTTCCAGATTTGCGCCGACGCGCTTGGGGAGGACGGGGTACTCGCCCTGCAAGCGGGTTGCGCCAACCTCAGCTATCCCTACTGCTTCGCTTGCTGCGTCGAAACGCTGCGCTCGATGAAGGAAGTCTTTCCCTACGTGCGGCCCTACTTTGGGATCATGACGACCTTCATGATGCCGTGGGGTTTCGTCCTCGCTTCGAAGTCGAAAGACATCCTCGAACTCTCCGAAGACGAAATCGCCCGGAGGTTCCACGAGCGAGGGGTGACGAACAAGTACTTTACGCCAAGGTACGCGCGCTCGGTGTTTACGCTGCCCGATTACATGGAAGAGGCGTTTGCCAAGCACGGCCGGGTGCTCACCGACGAAAAGCCGTTCGTGTGGGGCGCGTAG
- a CDS encoding adenosylmethionine decarboxylase, translating to MSILIILSSLLAFSALAVEPKRSFWDALKGLVSRFARPWLAAPTVTTEEGWTFVRCDNVRAFREWLSEDESGFPPSDGEEPSLGSHLLIELYGCEPRLLEQESSVGEAMREAAVKSEATVVATSFHEFQPYGVSGAVIIQESHYTIHTWPEHGYAAVDLFYCGGTVRVHRAVEVLQERFQPVRVKFLVVRRGLQSEVHR from the coding sequence TTGTCCATTCTCATCATCCTGAGTAGCCTGCTGGCGTTTTCGGCGCTGGCAGTCGAGCCGAAGCGTTCGTTTTGGGACGCTCTCAAAGGGCTCGTGTCTCGATTCGCTCGCCCTTGGCTTGCGGCCCCCACCGTGACCACGGAGGAGGGCTGGACGTTCGTCCGCTGCGACAATGTTCGCGCTTTCCGAGAGTGGCTCAGCGAGGACGAAAGCGGCTTTCCGCCATCGGACGGCGAGGAGCCTTCGCTCGGTTCGCACCTGCTGATCGAGCTTTACGGTTGCGAACCTCGGTTGCTCGAACAGGAGTCGTCGGTTGGCGAAGCGATGCGCGAGGCAGCGGTGAAGAGCGAAGCCACCGTGGTGGCGACCTCGTTTCACGAGTTTCAACCGTACGGAGTCTCCGGCGCAGTCATCATTCAGGAGTCGCATTACACCATCCACACCTGGCCTGAGCACGGCTACGCCGCCGTCGATCTGTTTTATTGCGGGGGTACGGTGCGGGTTCACCGAGCCGTCGAAGTGTTGCAGGAGAGGTTCCAGCCGGTGAGGGTGAAATTCCTCGTCGTTCGCCGAGGATTGCAGAGCGAAGTTCACCGTTGA
- a CDS encoding Na(+)/H(+) antiporter NhaA, whose amino-acid sequence MRRKSGSGIGPAVRFKRRLARAFLEFDRLETSGGLVLLGCALVALVWANSIWSDSYFEIASTTIALQIGSFLIDKPLILWINDGLMALFFFVVGLEIKRELVAGELSSVKKAALPAAAALGGVVVPAAIYLAFNAGTPSERGWGIPMATDIAFSLGVLALLGKRAPYELKVFLTALAIVDDLIALLVIALFYTHDINLTALGYAAGLMGVLTMLNLAQVRNLVPYVLLGLVLWVLILKSGVHATIAGVLVAFAVPVRNVVDSRKFVEDSLHAIETFKASETGTYNDLPSEGQVDAIHDLSRLAYSVQSPLIRAELMIHPWTTYFVVPVFGLMNAGIELHGSVHQALLERTTLGVILGLVIGKPVGIFLASWLGVKLKLVQMPRNFTYGIVLGAGALAGIGFTMSLFISELAFNDPVLLYDAKLGILTASAVSAILGLLLLKRFLRKAGT is encoded by the coding sequence ATGCGGAGAAAGAGCGGAAGCGGGATCGGGCCTGCCGTAAGGTTCAAGCGCAGGCTGGCACGAGCGTTTCTCGAGTTCGACCGCCTGGAGACTTCAGGCGGCCTCGTGCTACTCGGGTGCGCGCTCGTCGCCCTCGTGTGGGCTAACTCGATCTGGTCGGACTCCTATTTCGAGATCGCCTCGACCACGATCGCCCTTCAGATCGGCTCGTTCCTGATCGACAAGCCTCTGATCTTGTGGATCAACGACGGCCTAATGGCTCTGTTTTTCTTCGTTGTCGGGCTCGAGATCAAGCGGGAACTGGTCGCAGGCGAGCTTTCGAGCGTGAAGAAGGCGGCCCTCCCTGCGGCAGCTGCGTTAGGAGGGGTCGTCGTGCCCGCCGCGATTTACCTCGCGTTCAATGCGGGTACACCGTCGGAAAGGGGATGGGGAATCCCGATGGCCACCGACATCGCCTTCTCCTTGGGCGTCTTGGCTCTGCTCGGCAAGCGCGCGCCCTACGAATTGAAGGTGTTCCTCACGGCGCTGGCCATCGTCGACGATCTCATCGCCCTGCTGGTCATTGCGCTGTTTTACACCCACGACATCAACCTGACCGCGCTCGGGTACGCCGCAGGCCTGATGGGCGTGCTCACGATGCTCAACCTGGCCCAAGTACGAAACCTTGTCCCGTACGTGTTGCTGGGGCTCGTGTTGTGGGTGCTGATTCTGAAGTCGGGAGTCCATGCTACGATCGCGGGAGTTCTGGTGGCGTTCGCCGTCCCGGTCCGCAATGTGGTGGACTCACGGAAGTTCGTCGAAGACAGCCTCCACGCGATCGAGACCTTCAAGGCCTCCGAGACCGGGACCTACAACGACCTCCCGTCCGAGGGGCAGGTCGATGCGATTCACGATCTTTCGCGCCTTGCTTATAGCGTACAGTCCCCCCTCATTCGGGCAGAGTTGATGATTCACCCGTGGACGACGTACTTCGTGGTGCCCGTGTTTGGCCTCATGAACGCCGGGATCGAATTGCACGGGTCCGTTCATCAGGCGCTCTTGGAGCGGACGACCCTCGGCGTGATCCTCGGCCTCGTCATCGGAAAGCCGGTCGGCATCTTTCTCGCTTCTTGGCTGGGCGTGAAGCTCAAACTGGTTCAGATGCCGCGCAACTTCACCTACGGAATCGTTTTGGGCGCCGGAGCGCTCGCCGGAATCGGCTTCACAATGTCGCTGTTCATAAGCGAACTCGCGTTCAACGACCCCGTCCTCCTCTATGACGCGAAGCTGGGCATCCTAACGGCTTCGGCGGTATCCGCGATCTTGGGGCTCCTCCTCCTCAAGCGCTTTCTGCGGAAGGCGGGTACGTAG
- a CDS encoding cystathionine gamma-synthase has product MRFETKAIRVGQDPDPASGAVIPPIVQSATFAWESLDSPPKFDYTRVHNPVRDALEQVVASLEGGSRAVCVSSGMAAISSVLGQLNAGDHLLMANDIYGGTHRLVHKLLPQYGVRCTEFDASDPSDIAQKAESSTRMLIFETPTNPTLRVMDIAEIASECRRLGFTSVIDNTFASPYLQNPLALGCDVVVHSTTKYLGGHSDIIGGAVVTNNNELADRAFEWAKTVGTSPSPFDCWLTLRGVKTLAVRMDRHCRNAQAVAEALERHPRVSRVHYPGLSSHPSHEVAKRQMRGFGGMVSFEVNGTADEAKRVAESTRLFLLAESLGGVESLIGYPPAMSHAAMTEDQRIASGIPPTLIRLSIGIENVEDLIEDLAQALESTA; this is encoded by the coding sequence ATGCGCTTTGAGACCAAGGCCATACGCGTCGGGCAAGACCCAGACCCCGCGTCTGGGGCCGTCATTCCGCCGATCGTCCAATCGGCGACCTTCGCCTGGGAGAGCCTCGATAGCCCCCCGAAGTTCGATTACACGCGGGTTCACAACCCCGTGCGCGATGCCCTCGAACAAGTGGTCGCTTCACTCGAAGGCGGCTCGCGAGCGGTCTGCGTCAGCAGTGGTATGGCCGCGATCTCATCGGTGTTGGGGCAGCTCAACGCGGGCGATCACCTGCTGATGGCGAATGACATCTACGGCGGAACCCATCGCTTGGTCCATAAGCTCTTGCCGCAATACGGCGTTCGGTGCACCGAGTTCGACGCCTCTGACCCCTCGGACATCGCGCAAAAGGCCGAAAGTTCGACGCGAATGCTGATCTTTGAGACCCCGACCAACCCGACGCTCAGGGTCATGGACATCGCGGAGATCGCCTCTGAGTGCCGACGGCTCGGGTTCACTTCAGTCATCGACAACACTTTCGCCTCGCCTTACCTGCAGAACCCGCTCGCGCTCGGTTGCGACGTGGTGGTGCATTCGACCACGAAGTACCTGGGCGGGCATAGCGACATCATCGGCGGCGCAGTCGTGACGAATAACAACGAACTTGCGGATCGCGCCTTCGAATGGGCCAAGACCGTGGGGACGTCTCCCAGCCCCTTCGACTGCTGGCTGACCTTGCGGGGAGTTAAGACCCTCGCCGTCCGGATGGACCGGCATTGCCGCAACGCCCAAGCGGTGGCCGAAGCGCTCGAACGCCATCCCCGAGTCTCGCGGGTCCATTATCCGGGGCTGTCAAGCCACCCCTCTCACGAGGTCGCCAAGCGGCAGATGAGGGGGTTCGGGGGGATGGTGTCGTTCGAGGTGAACGGAACGGCGGACGAAGCCAAGCGAGTCGCCGAGTCGACCCGGTTGTTCCTGCTTGCTGAGAGCCTAGGAGGGGTCGAGTCCTTGATCGGATACCCGCCCGCGATGTCCCACGCCGCCATGACCGAGGACCAGCGCATCGCTTCGGGCATTCCGCCGACTCTGATCCGGCTCAGCATCGGAATCGAGAACGTCGAGGACCTCATCGAAGACCTCGCGCAAGCCCTCGAATCCACGGCCTAG
- a CDS encoding type 1 glutamine amidotransferase encodes MIRRALIVWGGWEGHEPEPVARLFEDLLVGEGFQVELADSLARLEDADFLQRLGLIVPIVTMSRIEPAQTQGVSRAVAEFGVGLAGCHGGMCDSFREDTDWQFMTGGQWVAHPGNDNVRYRIRIDRGQPHEITESIGDFDVVSEQYYLHVDPGNTVLAYTDFPHPDHPGAHSGNPCKMPQVWTKNWGRGKVFYSALGHSRAVLEEPLPKELMRRGFLWATRRDEGF; translated from the coding sequence GTGATAAGGCGAGCGCTGATCGTTTGGGGCGGATGGGAGGGCCATGAGCCGGAGCCCGTCGCAAGGCTCTTTGAAGACCTCCTCGTGGGCGAGGGCTTCCAGGTCGAACTGGCGGACTCACTGGCCCGACTCGAGGACGCCGACTTCCTCCAGCGCCTGGGCTTGATCGTGCCCATCGTTACGATGAGCCGGATCGAGCCCGCTCAAACCCAAGGGGTCTCGCGAGCGGTGGCTGAATTTGGGGTCGGACTTGCGGGTTGCCACGGCGGAATGTGCGACTCTTTTCGAGAGGATACGGACTGGCAATTCATGACCGGCGGGCAATGGGTGGCCCACCCAGGAAACGACAACGTTCGCTACCGAATCAGGATCGACCGCGGCCAGCCTCATGAAATCACCGAATCCATCGGAGATTTCGACGTCGTTTCGGAGCAGTACTACCTTCACGTCGATCCGGGCAACACCGTTCTGGCCTATACGGACTTTCCCCACCCCGATCACCCGGGCGCCCACAGCGGCAACCCCTGCAAGATGCCCCAGGTCTGGACGAAGAATTGGGGGCGCGGAAAGGTGTTTTATTCGGCGCTCGGACACTCGCGAGCCGTCCTGGAAGAGCCGCTGCCAAAGGAACTGATGCGGCGCGGATTCCTATGGGCGACCCGTCGCGACGAGGGATTCTAG